In one window of Hymenobacter nivis DNA:
- a CDS encoding YfiT family bacillithiol transferase, with protein sequence MNPSDEALRYPIGHFQLPTAPLGARGRAPYLQQLADLPALLAAAAQAVGGVRLEQPYRPGGWSGRQLIHHVADSHMNCYFRFRLALTEDNPTVRPYNEAAWAALPDVAATPITVSLALLEALHTRWLVLLHHLSEAQWQRTFYHPGYKTTSTLEQALVQYTWHGQHHLAHVELLLPRG encoded by the coding sequence ATGAATCCTTCCGACGAGGCCCTGCGCTATCCTATTGGCCACTTCCAGCTGCCCACCGCCCCGCTGGGGGCCCGCGGCCGCGCGCCCTATTTGCAGCAGCTGGCCGACCTGCCGGCTCTGCTGGCAGCGGCGGCCCAGGCCGTGGGCGGCGTGCGCCTGGAGCAGCCTTACCGCCCCGGCGGCTGGAGCGGCCGCCAGCTCATCCACCACGTGGCCGACTCGCACATGAACTGCTATTTCCGGTTCCGGCTGGCCCTAACGGAGGATAACCCCACCGTCCGGCCCTACAACGAAGCGGCCTGGGCCGCGCTGCCCGACGTGGCCGCCACGCCCATTACCGTGTCGCTGGCGCTGCTGGAGGCCCTGCACACGCGCTGGCTGGTGCTGCTGCACCACCTGAGCGAGGCGCAGTGGCAGCGCACCTTCTACCACCCCGGCTACAAAACCACGTCCACGTTGGAGCAGGCGCTGGTGCAGTACACTTGGCACGGGCAGCACCACCTGGCCCACGTGGAGTTGCTGCTGCCTCGCGGATAG
- a CDS encoding ABC transporter ATP-binding protein — MIEVSNVQKAFDGNPVLKGINCTFETGKCNLLLGGSGTGKSVLLQCIVGLMKPDIGSITFDGTVYTNNKVGIRQEIRRKIGMLFQGSALFDSMTVAENVAFPLQMLTPEMSAEERRDRVEFCLKRVGLENAGTKMPAEVSGGMKKRVGIARAIAPQCTYLFCDEPNSGLDPATSIKIDNLIHEITHEYNITTVIVTHDMNSVIEIGEHIIFLYEGQKLWDGTKDEILNVEVPELKEFIFSSSLVRAAKRVDDEGGLAAITDEQGANI; from the coding sequence ATGATTGAGGTATCTAACGTCCAGAAAGCTTTCGACGGCAACCCCGTGCTTAAAGGCATCAACTGCACCTTCGAAACGGGCAAGTGCAACCTGTTGCTCGGCGGCTCAGGCACTGGCAAAAGCGTGCTCTTGCAGTGCATTGTGGGCCTGATGAAGCCCGACATCGGCTCTATCACCTTCGATGGCACGGTGTACACCAACAACAAAGTGGGCATCCGCCAGGAAATCCGCCGCAAAATCGGGATGCTGTTTCAGGGCTCGGCGCTGTTCGACTCGATGACGGTGGCCGAAAACGTGGCCTTCCCGCTGCAAATGCTCACGCCTGAAATGTCGGCCGAAGAGCGCCGCGACCGGGTAGAATTTTGCCTCAAGCGCGTAGGCCTCGAAAACGCGGGTACCAAAATGCCGGCCGAAGTTTCAGGCGGCATGAAAAAGCGCGTGGGCATTGCCCGCGCCATTGCTCCGCAGTGTACCTACCTGTTTTGCGACGAGCCCAACTCCGGCCTCGACCCGGCCACGAGCATCAAGATTGACAACCTGATCCACGAAATCACCCACGAGTACAACATCACCACCGTCATTGTGACCCACGACATGAACTCGGTGATTGAAATCGGCGAACACATCATCTTCCTCTACGAAGGCCAAAAGCTATGGGACGGCACCAAGGACGAAATTTTGAACGTGGAAGTACCCGAGCTTAAAGAGTTTATCTTCAGCAGCAGCTTGGTGCGCGCCGCCAAGCGGGTGGACGACGAGGGCGGCCTTGCTGCCATCACCGACGAGCAAGGTGCTAACATTTAA
- a CDS encoding MlaE family ABC transporter permease, translating into MFTTFGKFILFLQSMLVRRERMAVLWARTVDEAILIGVDSVFIVAIVSAFIGAVTCVQIAYNLTNPLIPKATIGYMVREMTILELAPTITCIVLAGKVGSSIAGGLGTMRITEQVSALEVMGINSTSYLVFPRMLAAILMFPLLVVLAMVLSILGGYLAGTLTGAIAPQDFIEGIREDFVPYNIVFALIKSVVFAFLISGISSFKGFNTTGGALEVGAASTGAVTNSIIAILIADFVLAAVLL; encoded by the coding sequence ATGTTTACAACTTTTGGCAAGTTTATCCTTTTCCTGCAAAGTATGCTCGTCCGGCGTGAACGAATGGCGGTGCTCTGGGCCCGCACCGTTGACGAGGCCATACTCATCGGCGTCGATTCGGTGTTTATCGTCGCCATTGTGTCGGCCTTTATCGGGGCCGTAACCTGCGTGCAGATTGCCTACAACCTCACCAACCCGCTCATTCCCAAGGCTACCATCGGCTACATGGTGCGCGAGATGACAATTCTGGAGTTGGCCCCCACCATCACCTGCATCGTGCTGGCGGGCAAGGTGGGCAGCAGCATCGCCGGGGGCCTGGGCACCATGCGCATCACCGAGCAGGTGTCGGCCCTGGAAGTAATGGGCATCAACTCGACCTCGTACCTGGTGTTTCCGCGCATGTTGGCAGCCATCCTCATGTTCCCGCTGCTCGTTGTTCTGGCGATGGTACTATCCATTCTGGGGGGCTACTTGGCTGGCACGCTCACCGGCGCCATAGCCCCGCAGGACTTCATCGAAGGCATCCGCGAGGATTTCGTGCCCTACAACATCGTATTCGCGCTGATTAAATCGGTAGTTTTTGCGTTTTTAATCTCGGGCATCTCCTCCTTCAAGGGGTTCAATACCACGGGTGGGGCCCTGGAAGTGGGCGCGGCCAGCACCGGCGCCGTTACCAATTCCATTATCGCCATCCTCATCGCCGACTTCGTGCTGGCCGCCGTTCTTTTATAA
- a CDS encoding SDR family oxidoreductase, producing the protein MEANQNLVVVTGGTKGIGRALVLRFARAGYAVATCARAASELAVLATTVAHHVPGAVLHTLPADLADPAGCARFADFVLAQPGTLAAVVHNAGAFAPGRLQDEPADGSQLRQLLAVNLLSAYDLTRALLPALIRQGSGHIFTLCSTASITAYPTGGSYGIAKHALYGFTRNLREELKDQGIRVTAVLPGATLTASWEGVDLPAERFIRADDVAEAIFGAFSLSPQAVVEELLIRPQLGDI; encoded by the coding sequence GTGGAAGCAAACCAAAATTTAGTCGTCGTCACCGGCGGTACCAAAGGTATTGGCCGGGCCCTAGTGTTGCGCTTTGCCCGGGCCGGCTACGCGGTGGCCACCTGCGCCCGCGCCGCCAGCGAGCTGGCCGTGCTGGCCACCACCGTGGCGCACCACGTGCCCGGGGCCGTGCTGCATACCCTCCCCGCCGATCTGGCCGACCCAGCCGGCTGCGCGCGCTTCGCCGACTTTGTGCTGGCCCAGCCGGGTACGCTGGCCGCCGTGGTGCACAACGCCGGGGCCTTTGCGCCGGGCCGCCTGCAAGACGAGCCCGCCGACGGCTCGCAGCTGCGCCAGCTGCTGGCCGTAAACTTACTCAGCGCCTACGACCTCACGCGGGCGTTGCTGCCCGCGCTCATCCGGCAGGGCAGCGGGCACATTTTCACGCTCTGCTCCACGGCCAGCATTACGGCCTACCCCACGGGCGGCTCCTACGGCATCGCCAAGCACGCCCTCTACGGCTTCACCCGCAACCTGCGCGAAGAGCTTAAGGACCAAGGTATCCGGGTAACGGCCGTGCTGCCTGGGGCCACCCTCACCGCCAGCTGGGAAGGCGTGGACCTGCCCGCCGAACGCTTCATCCGGGCCGACGACGTGGCCGAGGCCATCTTCGGGGCCTTTAGCCTCTCGCCCCAGGCCGTGGTCGAAGAGCTGCTAATTCGGCCCCAGCTGGGCGACATTTAA
- a CDS encoding SDR family oxidoreductase, with product MDLTGKIAIVTGPAKGIGRATAEALLQKGALVAGWGRTAPEGLDHERFQFFECDVRDEHDVAEALTNTQRELGPEIHVLVNNAGVGVMGDVDGFDSADWQLMFETNVNGPFFCTRAVLPQMKKQQAGHIVNVASLAGTVGTEGMAGYCATKFALRGFSEALFKELRPDGIRVTCIMPGSVETNFNGGHPGAQPNPHKMQPEDIAAAIVHALEASAATMVSEIQLRPAQVKKK from the coding sequence ATGGACTTAACCGGTAAAATCGCCATCGTTACGGGCCCCGCCAAGGGCATCGGCCGCGCTACTGCCGAGGCGCTACTGCAAAAAGGGGCCCTGGTGGCCGGCTGGGGCCGCACCGCGCCCGAGGGCCTGGACCACGAGCGGTTCCAGTTCTTCGAGTGCGACGTGCGCGACGAGCACGACGTGGCCGAGGCCCTCACTAATACCCAGCGCGAACTGGGCCCTGAAATCCACGTGCTGGTGAACAATGCCGGTGTAGGCGTGATGGGCGACGTGGACGGCTTCGACAGCGCCGACTGGCAGTTGATGTTCGAAACCAACGTGAACGGGCCGTTTTTCTGCACCCGGGCCGTATTGCCCCAGATGAAAAAGCAGCAGGCTGGCCACATCGTCAACGTGGCCTCGCTGGCCGGCACGGTGGGCACCGAGGGTATGGCGGGCTATTGCGCCACCAAGTTTGCGTTGCGTGGTTTCTCCGAGGCGCTGTTTAAGGAACTGCGGCCCGACGGTATCCGCGTCACCTGCATCATGCCTGGCTCGGTCGAAACTAACTTCAACGGCGGCCACCCCGGGGCCCAACCCAACCCCCACAAGATGCAGCCCGAGGATATTGCCGCCGCCATTGTGCACGCCCTGGAAGCCTCCGCGGCCACAATGGTATCGGAAATCCAGCTCCGACCAGCGCAGGTAAAGAAAAAGTAG
- the gldA gene encoding gliding motility-associated ABC transporter ATP-binding subunit GldA — MVEIEHLSKIYGTQNAVDDISFVAGKGEIVGFLGPNGAGKSTTMKIATGYLPPSAGTVRVAGYDVQTESLAVRREVGYLPEHNPLYLDMYVHEYLEFIGAVHGLRGPGLRNRVAELVRRVGLSREQNKQIGALSKGYRQRVGLAQALLHDPSVLILDEPTTGLDPNQIQEIRELIREVSHDKTVIFSTHILPEVTALCSRVIIISRGKLVADSPVAELAARAAGETVVRAEFEGPVDTARLARLPGVRSVEAGPGGLVSLRSAPDTDLRGAISRLAAQEGWVLLGLRQEQQSLEAVFGELTK, encoded by the coding sequence ATGGTAGAAATAGAGCACCTGAGTAAAATCTACGGTACCCAGAATGCCGTGGACGACATCAGCTTCGTGGCGGGCAAGGGCGAGATTGTGGGCTTCCTGGGGCCCAACGGGGCGGGCAAGAGCACGACCATGAAAATTGCCACCGGCTACCTGCCGCCCAGCGCCGGCACTGTGCGCGTGGCCGGCTACGACGTGCAAACCGAGAGCCTGGCCGTGCGCCGCGAAGTAGGCTACCTGCCCGAGCATAACCCGCTCTATCTGGATATGTACGTGCACGAGTACCTCGAATTCATCGGGGCGGTGCACGGCCTGCGGGGCCCCGGCCTGCGCAACCGCGTGGCCGAGCTGGTGCGCCGCGTGGGCCTCAGCCGCGAGCAGAACAAGCAAATTGGGGCCCTGAGCAAAGGCTACCGCCAGCGCGTGGGCCTCGCCCAGGCGCTGCTGCACGATCCCAGCGTGCTCATCCTCGACGAGCCCACCACGGGCCTCGACCCCAACCAAATCCAGGAAATACGGGAGCTGATTCGGGAAGTGAGCCACGACAAAACGGTAATTTTTAGCACCCACATCCTGCCCGAAGTCACAGCTCTGTGTTCGCGGGTCATCATCATCAGTCGGGGCAAGCTGGTGGCTGACAGTCCGGTGGCCGAGCTGGCCGCCCGCGCCGCCGGCGAAACCGTCGTCCGTGCTGAGTTTGAGGGCCCTGTGGACACGGCCCGGCTGGCCCGGCTGCCCGGCGTGCGCAGCGTGGAGGCGGGCCCCGGCGGCCTCGTCAGCCTGCGCAGCGCGCCCGATACCGACTTGCGCGGCGCCATTTCGCGCCTCGCCGCCCAGGAAGGCTGGGTGCTACTTGGGCTTCGGCAGGAGCAGCAGTCGCTGGAGGCGGTGTTTGGGGAGCTGACGAAGTAG
- the gldF gene encoding gliding motility-associated ABC transporter permease subunit GldF: MLTILNKEFNAFLNSAVAYVVLGVFLVATGLFVWVFPDSSILDYGFADLQTLFSLAPWLFLFLIPAITMRTFAEEKKAGTIELLLTRPLTDGQIIGGKYLACLLLALLALVPTLLYYFSVYRLGSPPGNIDSAATVGSYLGLALLAAVFAAVGILASALTRDQIIAFLVAVVGCFLLYSGFDSLASVLDGSAAYYVSQLGIAAHYRDLSKGLVDSRDVLYFLSVVAVALQATRLVLRSRNW; the protein is encoded by the coding sequence ATGCTAACAATCCTCAATAAAGAATTCAACGCCTTCCTGAACTCCGCCGTTGCCTATGTGGTGCTCGGCGTGTTTCTGGTGGCGACGGGCCTGTTCGTCTGGGTGTTCCCCGACAGCAGCATCCTCGATTATGGGTTTGCCGACTTGCAGACGCTGTTTTCGCTGGCCCCCTGGCTGTTCCTGTTCCTGATTCCGGCCATCACCATGCGCACGTTTGCCGAGGAGAAAAAGGCCGGCACCATCGAGCTGCTGCTGACGCGCCCGCTCACCGACGGCCAGATTATCGGCGGTAAGTACCTGGCCTGTTTGCTGCTGGCGCTGCTGGCGCTGGTGCCTACGCTGCTCTACTACTTCTCGGTGTACCGGCTGGGCAGCCCCCCCGGCAACATCGATTCGGCGGCTACCGTGGGCTCGTACCTGGGGCTGGCGCTGCTGGCGGCGGTATTTGCGGCGGTGGGCATTCTGGCTTCGGCCCTCACGCGCGACCAGATTATTGCCTTCCTGGTGGCCGTGGTGGGGTGCTTCCTGCTGTATTCGGGCTTCGATTCGCTGGCCTCGGTGCTCGATGGCAGCGCGGCCTACTACGTGAGCCAGCTCGGCATCGCGGCCCACTACCGCGACCTCAGCAAGGGCTTGGTGGACTCGCGCGACGTATTGTACTTTTTGAGTGTGGTGGCCGTGGCGCTGCAAGCCACGCGGTTGGTTTTGCGCAGCCGCAACTGGTAA
- the gldG gene encoding gliding motility-associated ABC transporter substrate-binding protein GldG: METTTNDHLPAPGAPAVPSRKRADLLRFAAVLGALLLLNFLGQRLFFRLDLTEEKRYTMAPATKKLLSDLKEPVTITVYLTGDFPPAFRRLEQGVRETLNEFKVYGGANLNYIFIDPSAGSTEANRNKFYQTLFKKGLKPTNLGATENGKRVEKIIFPWAVVSVGGKEKNVLLLRGSQTAAPDVRLNQSIEGLEYELASTVRNLVPGRRKIIGVVQGHGELTNAEAGDILGAWQQQYDVYRVNLSQMPDLRALDAIVVAQPKSPYSEAEKFKLDQFITQGGRALFFVDALRVDLDSVSRNGVALATPYNLNLDDLLFKYGLRLNQNLVLDLNSGQIPLVTGMEGNKPKIEPMPWQLYPLINKFSAHPITRNLDAVYLKFAGNLDTVKAVGVRKTALMTTSRYTRVLPAPVPINFNDARLEPNPKLYQNGFQPVAYLLEGQFKSLFANRTRPGTMQYQPEKNAQAKPSKILVISDGDFIRSEIDQKTGRPLRLGFDRLANTEFANRELVLNATDYLLDDTGLIAVRGKQITLRPLDKVRLAEERRRWQILNLGAPLVILGLFGALRAWRRKRRYAGFAA, translated from the coding sequence ATGGAAACGACGACCAACGACCACCTGCCCGCTCCCGGGGCCCCCGCTGTGCCCTCGCGCAAGCGGGCCGACTTGCTGCGTTTCGCCGCCGTGCTGGGGGCCCTACTGCTGCTGAATTTCCTCGGCCAGCGCCTATTTTTTCGCCTCGACCTTACCGAGGAAAAGCGCTACACGATGGCCCCGGCAACCAAAAAGCTGCTCTCCGATTTAAAAGAGCCGGTCACCATCACCGTGTACCTCACCGGCGATTTTCCGCCCGCCTTCCGCCGCCTGGAGCAGGGCGTGCGCGAAACGCTGAACGAGTTCAAGGTGTACGGCGGGGCCAACCTGAACTACATTTTCATCGACCCCAGCGCGGGCAGCACCGAGGCCAACCGCAACAAGTTCTACCAGACGCTCTTTAAAAAAGGCCTGAAACCCACCAACCTGGGGGCTACCGAAAACGGCAAGCGCGTCGAGAAAATCATCTTCCCCTGGGCCGTGGTGAGCGTGGGCGGCAAGGAGAAAAACGTGCTGCTGCTGCGCGGCAGCCAAACCGCCGCGCCCGACGTGCGCCTCAACCAAAGCATTGAGGGCCTGGAGTATGAGCTGGCCAGTACCGTGCGCAACCTGGTGCCCGGCCGCCGCAAGATCATCGGCGTGGTGCAGGGCCACGGCGAGCTGACCAACGCCGAAGCGGGCGACATATTAGGGGCCTGGCAGCAGCAGTACGACGTGTACCGCGTGAACCTCAGCCAAATGCCCGACCTGCGGGCCCTAGACGCTATTGTGGTGGCCCAGCCCAAATCGCCGTATTCGGAGGCAGAGAAATTTAAACTCGACCAGTTCATCACTCAGGGCGGCCGGGCGCTGTTTTTCGTCGATGCTCTGCGCGTGGACCTCGACAGCGTGAGCCGTAACGGCGTCGCCCTGGCCACGCCTTACAACCTGAACCTTGACGACCTCCTCTTCAAGTACGGCCTACGCCTGAACCAGAACCTCGTGCTCGACCTAAACTCGGGCCAAATCCCGCTGGTGACGGGCATGGAGGGCAATAAGCCTAAAATTGAGCCCATGCCCTGGCAGCTCTACCCGCTGATTAACAAGTTCAGCGCGCACCCCATCACCCGCAACCTCGACGCGGTGTACCTCAAGTTTGCCGGTAATCTCGACACGGTGAAGGCCGTGGGCGTGCGCAAAACGGCCCTCATGACCACCTCGCGCTACACCCGCGTGCTGCCCGCCCCGGTGCCCATCAACTTCAACGACGCCCGCCTCGAGCCCAACCCCAAGCTCTACCAGAACGGTTTCCAGCCGGTGGCCTACCTGCTCGAAGGCCAGTTCAAGTCGCTGTTTGCCAACCGCACGCGGCCCGGCACCATGCAGTACCAGCCCGAGAAAAACGCCCAGGCCAAGCCCAGCAAAATCCTGGTCATCTCCGACGGCGACTTCATCCGTAGCGAAATCGACCAGAAGACCGGCCGCCCCCTGCGCCTGGGCTTCGACCGCCTCGCCAACACCGAATTCGCCAACCGCGAGCTGGTCCTGAACGCCACCGATTACCTGCTCGACGACACCGGCCTCATTGCCGTCCGCGGCAAGCAAATCACCCTCCGCCCCCTCGACAAAGTGCGCCTCGCCGAGGAGCGCCGCCGCTGGCAAATCCTCAACCTGGGGGCCCCACTGGTTATACTGGGCCTGTTCGGGGCCCTGCGCGCCTGGCGGCGCAAGCGGCGGTACGCGGGTTTCGCGGCGTAA
- the mtaB gene encoding tRNA (N(6)-L-threonylcarbamoyladenosine(37)-C(2))-methylthiotransferase MtaB yields the protein MATPQSVAFYTLGCKLNFSETSAIGRQFEDKGFRPVAFEAGADYYVINTCSVTDHADRKCRKVVQQALKHNPAAFVAIVGCYAQLKPEEISNIPGVAAVLGAAEKFQLADTIAGLPRPAAGAPGHVRASPISAATEFHPAHSFGDRTRTFLKVQDGCDYSCSFCTIPLARGGSRSGSIASVVARVEDLAAQGVPEIVLTGVNLGDFGIQGPGRERREDFTQLVAALDKVAGIRRFRISSCEPNLLTDEILTTVATSRRFMPHFHIPLQSGSDKILGLMRRRYRRDLYAQRVARIKELMPHACIGVDVIVGFPGETDADFLDTYQFLNKLPISYLHVFPYSERPDTLAPTLPGRVQDRVRHARTTQLRSLSEKKKRAFYEEHLGRETEVLFEDDVRDGRMEGFTPNYIRVVAKYDPLLVGETRALRLSAVNAQGLMEAEEVGILV from the coding sequence ATGGCAACTCCCCAATCCGTCGCCTTTTACACGCTGGGCTGCAAGCTGAACTTTTCCGAAACGTCGGCTATTGGCCGGCAGTTTGAGGACAAGGGCTTCCGGCCGGTGGCCTTTGAGGCCGGCGCCGACTACTACGTTATCAATACCTGCTCCGTCACGGACCACGCCGACCGTAAGTGCCGCAAGGTGGTGCAGCAGGCCCTGAAGCATAACCCAGCGGCTTTCGTGGCCATCGTGGGCTGCTACGCCCAGCTCAAGCCCGAGGAGATTTCCAACATTCCCGGCGTGGCCGCGGTGCTTGGCGCGGCCGAGAAATTCCAGCTCGCCGACACCATTGCCGGCCTGCCGCGCCCGGCGGCCGGGGCCCCTGGCCACGTGCGGGCCTCCCCCATTTCGGCGGCCACCGAATTTCACCCGGCCCACTCGTTTGGCGACCGCACCCGCACATTTCTGAAGGTGCAGGACGGCTGCGACTACTCGTGCTCGTTTTGCACCATTCCGCTGGCGCGGGGCGGCAGCCGCTCGGGCAGCATCGCCAGCGTGGTGGCGCGGGTGGAAGATTTGGCGGCCCAGGGCGTACCCGAAATCGTGCTCACTGGCGTGAATCTGGGCGACTTCGGCATCCAGGGCCCCGGGCGCGAGCGGCGCGAAGACTTCACCCAACTGGTGGCGGCGCTCGATAAAGTTGCAGGTATTCGCCGCTTCCGCATCAGCAGCTGCGAGCCCAACTTGCTGACGGACGAGATTTTGACGACGGTGGCGACCTCGCGGCGCTTCATGCCCCACTTCCACATTCCGCTGCAAAGCGGGTCTGATAAAATCCTGGGCCTGATGCGCCGCCGCTACCGCCGCGACCTCTACGCCCAGCGCGTGGCCCGCATTAAGGAGCTGATGCCGCACGCCTGCATCGGCGTGGACGTGATTGTGGGCTTCCCAGGCGAGACAGACGCCGATTTCCTGGACACTTACCAGTTCCTCAACAAGCTACCAATCAGCTACCTCCACGTATTCCCGTATTCGGAGCGCCCCGATACGCTGGCTCCCACCCTGCCCGGCCGCGTACAAGACCGAGTGCGCCACGCGCGCACCACTCAGCTGCGCAGCCTCTCGGAAAAGAAAAAGCGCGCCTTCTACGAAGAACACCTGGGCCGGGAAACCGAAGTTCTCTTCGAGGACGACGTGCGGGACGGCCGCATGGAAGGCTTCACGCCCAACTACATCCGCGTAGTAGCCAAGTACGACCCGCTGCTGGTGGGCGAAACCAGGGCCCTCCGCCTCAGCGCCGTGAACGCGCAGGGGCTGATGGAAGCGGAGGAAGTTGGGATTTTGGTGTAG
- a CDS encoding glutamine synthetase III family protein has product MAILRFKALELVNERKAITIKPAHARRSDSFGQNVFNLEAMRANMAGEYFKKLQAAVKQGAAVERNVADAVASAMKTWAMAKGATHYTHWFQPLTGATAEKHDSFFDLNSEGRAIESFKGSALVQQEPDASSFPNGGIRNTFEARGYTAWDPTSPAFIIETVGAKTLCIPTIFVAYTGEALDYKAPLLKSLAVLEKAALDVCQYFDKDVSRVHTTLGIEQEYFLVDKALYDARPDLVMTGRTLFGHAPAKGQQLDDHYFGSIPARAHGFMLEFEEEANQLGIPLRTRHNEVAPNQFECAPTFEDANLAVDHNQLLMDIMGRVAERHNLKVLLHEKPFAGVNGSGKHNNWAMSTDTGVNLLAPGRRPKENLQFLTFFITTIKAVHRYGDLLRASIASASNDHRLGANEAPPAIMSVFVGSMLDSVLDELERTAKVPLDKGDNIYLKLGIDKIPAILLDNTDRNRTSPFAFTGNKFEFRAVGSSANCSSAMTTLNAIVADQLIDFKTEVDELIDQGKKKEVAIVEVLRQYVISSKNIRFEGNGYSDEWKEEAARRGLNNVPTTPLALDALVTPEATALFARHGILSKVELHARHEILLEEYQKKIQIEARVMGDLAINHIIPTAIAYQTKLVENVRGLRELGLDTDHAQVTIEMIKAISGYVSTIKTNVDAMVDARKNANKLTDVRAQAIAYCDDIKAKFAPIRRAVDKLEQMVADEDWPLVKYRELLFRN; this is encoded by the coding sequence ATGGCAATTCTTCGTTTCAAAGCACTCGAACTGGTCAATGAGCGCAAAGCCATTACTATAAAGCCCGCTCACGCGCGGCGCTCCGACAGCTTCGGCCAAAACGTATTCAACCTGGAAGCTATGCGGGCCAACATGGCTGGCGAATACTTTAAGAAGCTGCAAGCCGCTGTAAAGCAGGGAGCCGCCGTGGAGCGCAACGTAGCCGACGCCGTAGCTTCGGCCATGAAAACCTGGGCCATGGCCAAGGGGGCCACGCACTACACGCATTGGTTCCAGCCCCTAACTGGCGCTACCGCCGAAAAGCACGATTCGTTTTTTGACCTGAACTCGGAGGGTCGTGCCATCGAGAGCTTCAAAGGCTCGGCGTTGGTGCAGCAGGAGCCCGATGCTTCGTCGTTTCCCAACGGCGGCATCCGCAACACGTTTGAGGCCCGCGGCTACACCGCCTGGGACCCTACCTCGCCGGCTTTCATCATCGAAACCGTGGGCGCTAAAACGCTGTGCATCCCCACCATTTTTGTGGCCTACACTGGCGAGGCGCTCGATTACAAGGCCCCGCTGCTGAAGTCGCTGGCCGTGCTCGAAAAAGCAGCCCTGGACGTGTGTCAGTATTTTGACAAGGACGTGAGTCGGGTGCACACCACGCTGGGCATCGAGCAGGAATACTTCTTGGTAGATAAGGCGTTGTACGACGCCCGCCCCGACCTGGTGATGACCGGCCGCACCCTGTTTGGCCACGCCCCGGCCAAGGGCCAGCAGCTTGATGACCACTACTTCGGCTCGATTCCGGCGCGGGCCCACGGCTTCATGCTCGAATTTGAGGAAGAAGCCAACCAGCTTGGCATTCCGCTGCGTACCCGCCACAACGAGGTGGCCCCCAACCAGTTTGAGTGTGCCCCCACCTTTGAGGATGCCAACCTAGCCGTGGACCACAACCAGCTGCTGATGGACATCATGGGGCGGGTGGCTGAGCGCCACAACCTCAAGGTGCTGCTGCACGAGAAGCCTTTTGCCGGCGTGAACGGCTCGGGCAAGCACAACAACTGGGCAATGAGCACCGACACGGGCGTGAACCTGCTCGCCCCCGGCCGCCGGCCCAAGGAAAACCTGCAATTTCTCACGTTCTTCATCACCACCATCAAGGCAGTGCACCGCTACGGCGACTTGCTGCGCGCCAGCATCGCCTCGGCTTCGAACGACCATCGCTTAGGGGCTAACGAGGCCCCGCCGGCCATCATGTCGGTGTTTGTAGGCTCGATGCTGGACTCGGTGCTCGACGAGCTGGAGCGCACGGCCAAGGTGCCGCTCGACAAGGGCGACAACATTTACCTCAAGCTGGGCATCGACAAGATTCCGGCCATCTTGCTCGACAACACCGACCGCAACCGCACGTCGCCGTTCGCCTTCACCGGCAATAAGTTTGAGTTCCGCGCCGTGGGCTCGTCGGCCAACTGCTCGTCGGCCATGACGACACTGAACGCCATTGTGGCCGACCAGCTCATCGACTTCAAAACCGAAGTGGACGAACTGATTGACCAAGGCAAAAAGAAGGAAGTAGCCATCGTGGAGGTGCTGCGCCAGTACGTTATCAGCTCGAAAAACATCCGTTTTGAGGGCAATGGCTACTCGGACGAGTGGAAGGAAGAGGCGGCCCGCCGCGGCCTGAACAACGTGCCCACCACGCCCCTGGCCCTCGATGCCCTGGTGACGCCGGAAGCCACGGCGCTGTTTGCCCGCCACGGCATCTTGTCGAAGGTAGAGCTGCACGCCCGCCACGAGATTTTGCTGGAAGAATACCAGAAAAAGATTCAGATCGAAGCCCGCGTGATGGGCGATTTGGCCATCAACCACATCATTCCCACGGCCATTGCCTACCAGACCAAGCTCGTGGAAAACGTGCGCGGCCTGCGCGAGTTAGGCCTCGACACCGACCACGCCCAAGTGACGATTGAAATGATTAAGGCCATTTCGGGCTACGTGTCGACCATCAAAACCAACGTGGACGCGATGGTGGATGCCCGCAAAAACGCCAACAAACTGACCGATGTGCGCGCGCAGGCCATTGCCTACTGCGACGACATTAAGGCGAAATTCGCCCCCATCCGCCGCGCCGTGGACAAGCTTGAGCAGATGGTGGCCGATGAGGACTGGCCCTTGGTTAAGTACCGCGAGCTTTTGTTCCGGAACTAG